ACGTCGGCGGGGGAGTAGCGGGCCAGCGCCTCGACCTTGGTGCGGGCGTAGTCGCCCGCCTCGGCGGGGATGCCGTCGGCCAGCTCGGTGTGGATGTTCGCGATCTCGTGCATACCCCGATGCTCGTCCGGCCGCGGGGTGGGTGGCAGTGGCCAAGGTCCCGAGTGAACAGGGACCTGCGGGACGACCAAGGGCTCTGTGGCCGGCGGCGCGCGGGGACGAGCGTGGGAGCCGACACGAGTGGTCGGCAAGTCGACAGCCACCGCCGGTCCGGGCGCGGGTCGAGGTGATCGACGCCTTCAGCGCCCGCGCCGACGCCGACGAACCGGTGACCCGGGCGACCACGAGCACCCCGCCCGCGACCACCGCCGTCGTGCACGGCGAACGCGTGCCGGCCCGAGGAGAGGAGAGTGCCATGGCACGAGCGCTGGTCGTCTACGAGTCGATGTTCGGCAACACCCGGACGGTCGCCGAAGCGGTCGCGGAAGGGTTGACCGGCTTCGGGGACGTCGAGGTCGTCGAGGTGTCGCACGCGCCCGACACGCTGCCCGACGACGTCGAGCTGCTGGTGGTCGGCGCGCCCACGCACGCCTTCGGCCTCAGTCGGCCCAGCACGCGCACGTCGGCCGCCGAGCAGACCGCGAGCCCGTTGGTGTCGCCGGGCCGTGGTGTCCGCGAGTGGCTGGACGTGTTGGCGCACAACGTCAACGGCACGGTCGCGGTCGCGTTCGACACCCGCGTGAAGGTCGGCATCCTGCCCGGCTCGGCCGCCAAGCTCATCGCCAAGCGCCTGCGCAAGCTGGGCTTCCCGCCGGCCACGCCGCCGAAGACGTTCTGGGTCACCGGCACCACCGGCCCGCTGCGCGAGCGGCAGCGCGACGAGGCCGTCGAGTGGGCGCGCGGCATCACGGTCGGGAGCAGGTGGTAAGCCTGGCGGGCGGAAGGCTTTCGGCGCGACGGTGACGCTCGACACATGTCCCTCGTGCTCGCGTCCGCGGTGGACCACGGAGGCGTGGCGTTCATCGGGTCCGCGTCCCCTTGCCGCGGACCGCCCGACCCGGGATGCGGTACCGCCTGTTCGCCACCACCGTCCCGTCCCCCGTGCGCCTCGACCCGCTGTGACCGACCGCCGCCGGCATGATGGTGTGGTGATCAAGCGGGGGAGGCGGCGGTGGTTGGTCGTGGCCGCGGTCGTCGTGGTGGCGTTGGGTGTGATCGGGGGGAGCGCCTACCTGTACCTGCGGGAGTGGCGGCCGGACCTGGGTGACGGGGAGCGGTACGGGGTCGACGTGTCCAACCACCAAGGGGTGGTCGACTGGCGGGCCGTTGCCGAGGACGGGATCTCGTTCGCCTACGTCAAGGCGTCCGAGGGTGAGGACTGGGTGGACTCGCGGTTCGCCGACAACTGGGCCGGTGCCGCGGCGGCCGGTGTGCCGCGGGGTGCGTACCACTTCCTGTCGCTGTGCTCGGACGGTCGGGCGCAGGCCAGGCACTTCCTGGCCACCGCGCCACCGGACCCCGCCGCGCTGCCCCCGGCGCTGGACCTGGAGCTGGGCGGGAACTGCGCCGCCCGGCCGGACGTCGAGGCGGTGCGCCGCGAGGTGGACGCCTTCCTCGCCGAGGTGGAGGCGGCGTGGCGGCGGCCGGTCGTGCTCTACGTCGGTGACGACTGGGACGAGCGGTACCCCGTGACCCAGGACCGCCCCCGGTGGACCAGGCACCTCCTCCGCCGCCCCGACGGCGACTGGCACATCTGGCAACTGCACAACTTCGCCGGCGTGTCCGGCATCGACGGCCACGTGGACCTGAACGTCCTGCGCCCCTGACGGCAGGGCGGGGGCGACCCGGTCGCCCCCGCCGGTCGCGTCAGGACAGGATCTCGACGTACCCGCCCGCCCCGCTCACCCGGATGCGCTGGCCGTCCCGGATGAGCCGGGTGGCGTGGTCCACCCCCACGACGGCCGGCAGGCCGTACTCGCGGGCGACCACCGCGCCGTGCGTCATCAGGCCGCCGACCTCCGTCACCAGGCCCTTGATCACCACGAACAGCGGCGACCAGCTGGGGTCGGTGTAGGTGGTGACCAGGATGTCGCCCGCTTCCAGGTCGGCGTCGGCGATGTCCAGGACGACGCGGGCGCGGCCCTCGACGGTCCCCGCCGACACCGGGAGGCCCACCAGTGCCTCGGCGGGCACGTCGTCCGAGCGCCGGTACGAGCCGTTGAGGGCCTCACCGGCCGAGGTCAGCACGCGCGGCGGCGTCAGGGTCAGGTAGGCGGCGAACTGCTCCTTGCGGTCGCGGACGAGCCGGTCGTCGACCCGGCCGGTGCGCACGACGTCGTGGAACTCCTCGAAGCGGAGGAAGAACGCGTCCTCGCGGTCGCCGAGCACGCCCTCCCGCACGAGCCGGTCGGCCTCCTCCAGCAGCGCCTGCTTGTAGATGAAGTAGCGGCAGACCTTGCCGTACTTGGGGTACTCCCGGTACCCGACGAACGTCCGCAGCCGGTCGATCACCGACTTGGTCTCCTCGGCCTTGCGCTCGCCGTCCGGCAGGACCCGCAAGCGCTCCAGGAGCTCCTGCTCCTTCTTCCACGCCTCCTGCCGCCCCTGCTCGAACCGCCGCCGGGCCTCGCCGGGCTCGAACGTGTCGACGTTGGCGAGGATCGCCGGCACGAGCGTGACCGGGTGCTCGCTCCACCGGGGCCGGGTGATGTCGATCTCGCCGACGCAGCGCATGCCGTACTCGTCCAGGTAGGCCAGGATCGCGTCCCGCGCCTCCGGCCCGCCGGGCAGTTCGGGCAGCCGGTCCAGGAAGCCGTCGTCCTCGACCTCGCGCAGGAAGGCCACGACCTCCGGGTGCGGGCGGACCACGTCGGCGACGTCCAGCAGCGCCAGCCCCATCTCGGAGGTGACGTTGTCGGGCACGGACAGGGTGAGCGTGTCGGCCGCGTTCTCCTCGCCCAGCCACTCGTGCATCCGCTCGTTGAGCCACCACGTGGCGTCCATGCCCGCCATGAGCACCTGGAAGCTGCGCGGGTCGAACAGGACCCGCTGCAACTCCCGCAGGTCCTGGCGGATGAAGTCGAACAGCTCCGAGCCGTGCTTCTCGCGGATCTCGCGCCGGACGGCGGCCAACGACGCCCGGGTGGCCTCGATCAGCTCCGCCACGATCGCCGGATCGGTGTCGATCGGCGTCGCGGCCCGACCGGGGAGCAGGTCGCCCGGTTCCTCGGCCGGCGGCGTGAGGGTGAAGTCCCCGCGCTCGAGGAGCGTTTCCAGAGCGTCGCGGGTCAGCGGGTCGGACTTCCCGGACACCTCCAGCAGCTGGTCGCGCCCGGTCGGCGAGGCCAGGCGCTCGGTCACGTCGACCCACAGCCGCCCGCCGGCCTCGGACATCGGCCGCGGCGTGGTCATCTGCCAGAAGCTCAGGCCCAGCGGTGTCATCGGGTCGGTCATCATCTGCTGGTGGCCGACCGAGAGGTAGACGCGGTTGCCCGGCTGCTCCGTTTCCGGCACGGGGAACAGCGTGGTGATCGGTCGACTTTGGACGATCCGGAAACCGCCGTCCACCAGGCACCACTCGACGTCCTGGGGCCGGCCGAAGTGCGCCTCGATCCGCCGCCCCAGCCGCGCCAGCGCCACCGCCTGCTCGTCGCTCAGCACGGGCCGCCGCCGCGAGTCCGGGTCGACGTCCCGCTGCCGCGTCCCACCACCGGGTGACGCGTCGATCGCCACCTGCTTGGTGCCGATCGTCCTCCCGACGACCTCGTCGCCCCGCACCCGGTAGACGTCCGGGTTGACCAGCCCGGAGACCAGGGCCTCACCCAGCCCGAACCCGGCGTCGATGCTCACGACCTCCCGGTTGGAGGTGACGGGGTCGGCCGTGAACAGGATGCCGGACGCCTCCGGCGAGACCAT
This DNA window, taken from Saccharothrix variisporea, encodes the following:
- a CDS encoding flavodoxin family protein gives rise to the protein MAKVPSEQGPAGRPRALWPAARGDERGSRHEWSASRQPPPVRARVEVIDAFSARADADEPVTRATTSTPPATTAVVHGERVPARGEESAMARALVVYESMFGNTRTVAEAVAEGLTGFGDVEVVEVSHAPDTLPDDVELLVVGAPTHAFGLSRPSTRTSAAEQTASPLVSPGRGVREWLDVLAHNVNGTVAVAFDTRVKVGILPGSAAKLIAKRLRKLGFPPATPPKTFWVTGTTGPLRERQRDEAVEWARGITVGSRW
- a CDS encoding GH25 family lysozyme; protein product: MIKRGRRRWLVVAAVVVVALGVIGGSAYLYLREWRPDLGDGERYGVDVSNHQGVVDWRAVAEDGISFAYVKASEGEDWVDSRFADNWAGAAAAGVPRGAYHFLSLCSDGRAQARHFLATAPPDPAALPPALDLELGGNCAARPDVEAVRREVDAFLAEVEAAWRRPVVLYVGDDWDERYPVTQDRPRWTRHLLRRPDGDWHIWQLHNFAGVSGIDGHVDLNVLRP
- the rph gene encoding rifamycin-inactivating phosphotransferase, which codes for MATSFAHGRYVLDFHEIDQDLVAAVGGKGAHLAELSRIDGVDVPPGYCVTTDAFRHVVPAALGDRLDRVDRLTPDDRDAIGALSAEIRRVVEEVELPQDLADAITAPLAEDAAYAVRSSATAEDSPTASFAGQHDTHLNVVGRAAVLAHVKSCWASLFTERAVVYRLRNGFDHRKVHMAVVVQRMVSPEASGILFTADPVTSNREVVSIDAGFGLGEALVSGLVNPDVYRVRGDEVVGRTIGTKQVAIDASPGGGTRQRDVDPDSRRRPVLSDEQAVALARLGRRIEAHFGRPQDVEWCLVDGGFRIVQSRPITTLFPVPETEQPGNRVYLSVGHQQMMTDPMTPLGLSFWQMTTPRPMSEAGGRLWVDVTERLASPTGRDQLLEVSGKSDPLTRDALETLLERGDFTLTPPAEEPGDLLPGRAATPIDTDPAIVAELIEATRASLAAVRREIREKHGSELFDFIRQDLRELQRVLFDPRSFQVLMAGMDATWWLNERMHEWLGEENAADTLTLSVPDNVTSEMGLALLDVADVVRPHPEVVAFLREVEDDGFLDRLPELPGGPEARDAILAYLDEYGMRCVGEIDITRPRWSEHPVTLVPAILANVDTFEPGEARRRFEQGRQEAWKKEQELLERLRVLPDGERKAEETKSVIDRLRTFVGYREYPKYGKVCRYFIYKQALLEEADRLVREGVLGDREDAFFLRFEEFHDVVRTGRVDDRLVRDRKEQFAAYLTLTPPRVLTSAGEALNGSYRRSDDVPAEALVGLPVSAGTVEGRARVVLDIADADLEAGDILVTTYTDPSWSPLFVVIKGLVTEVGGLMTHGAVVAREYGLPAVVGVDHATRLIRDGQRIRVSGAGGYVEILS